One genomic window of Branchiostoma lanceolatum isolate klBraLanc5 chromosome 5, klBraLanc5.hap2, whole genome shotgun sequence includes the following:
- the LOC136435559 gene encoding zinc finger protein 160-like, producing the protein MADSNDGCQEQEHTGEKPFMCEEGGNTAAYTCRSTLSQHMRTHTEEKPYKCDHCDYSAALKSHLDSHPLSHTGEKPYMCEECEYRTAKKYNLSVHMKSHTGDKPYMCEECGYRTTHKSALSLHMRTHTGEKPYKCGECGYRATQKSHLSEHLRTHTGEKPYKCDQCDYSAAQKSSLDNHQVSHTGEKPYMCELCEYRTAKKYNLSVHMKSHTGEKPYMCEECGYRTTHKSALSLHMRTHTGEKPYKCGECGYRATQISHLNGHMRIHKGEKPFKCDLCDYSAAQKSALDSHRAIHTGDKPYKCGECGYSAAKKSHLSDHMKSHTGEKPFMCDQCGYRTAHKSHLTSHIKSVHGKDLTEKPYMCGECGYRAARKSNLSEHMKIHTGEKPLMCDQCGYRTAKKSHLSQHMRKHSGEKPYMCEECGFRAALRCNLTAHMKTHTGETPEKPFMCELCGYRTDRQLHLSKHMRSHTGEKPYKTCDQCDYSARCKSSLNSHRVKHTGEKPYKCEKCGYRAAKRSILSKHMRTHTGEKPYKCDLCDYSAAQKSSLDYHRVKHTGEKPFMCEECGYRTAYKSALSKHMKLHTGEKPYKCDQCDYSAGRKYTLNMHRLKHANEATEQLNI; encoded by the coding sequence ATGGCGGACTCCAATGATGGATGCCAAGAACAAgagcacaccggtgagaaacccttcatgtgtgaggAGGGTGGAAACACGGcagcttatacatgtaggtctaccttatcccaacatatgaggaCGCATACCgaagagaaaccttacaagtgtgatcattgtgactattctgcagcactgaAATCACATTTAGACAGCCATCCATTAagtcacacgggtgagaaaccctacatgtgtgaggagtgtgagTACAGGACAGCAAAAAAGTATAACTTGTCTGTCCATATGAAGTCTCACAcgggagacaaaccctacatgtgtgaggagtgtgggtacaggacaactcacAAGTCTGCCTTATCCCTACATATGAGgactcatactggagagaaaccctacaaatgtggtgagtgtgggtacagggcaacaCAAAAATCTCACTTATCCGAACActtgagaactcatacaggagaaaaaccatacaagtgtgaccagtgtgactattctgcagcacagaaatccaGTTTGGACAACCATCAAGTAagtcacactggtgagaaaccctacatgtgtgagttGTGTGAGTACAGGACAGCAAAAAAGTATAACTTGTCGGTCCATATGAAGTCTCACacgggagaaaaaccctacatgtgtgaggagtgtgggtacaggacaactcacAAGTCTGCCTTATCcctacatatgagaactcatactggagaaaaaccctacaagtgtggtgagtgtgggtacagggcaacaCAGATATCTCACTTAAACGGACACATGAGAATTCATaaaggagaaaaacccttcaagtgtgatctgtgtgactattctgctgcccaGAAATCTGCTTTGGACAGCCATCGAGCTATACATACTGGTGataaaccctacaagtgtggggagtgtgggtacagtgCAGCTaaaaagtctcacttatccgaCCATATGAAatctcacacaggagaaaaacccttcatgtgtgaccagtgtgggtacaggacagctcacaagtcTCACCTTACCTCGCATATCAAAAGTGTCCATGGAAAGGATTTGACtgaaaagccctacatgtgtggggagtgcgggtacagggcagctcGAAAGTCTAACCTATCAGagcatatgaaaatacatacaggtgagaaacccctcatgtgtgaccagtgtggatacaggactgCTAAGAAGTCTCACCTATCCCAACACATGAGAAAACACTCTGGtgaaaagccctacatgtgtgaggagtgtgggtttAGGGCAGCTCTGAGGTGCAACTTAACTGCTCAtatgaaaactcacactggagaaACCCCagaaaaacccttcatgtgtgagctgtgtgggtacaggacagatAGACAGCTTCACTtgtccaaacatatgagaagtcatactggagagaaaccgtacaagacgtgtgaccagtgtgactattctgccagATGCAAGTCTTCTTTAAACAGCCATCGagtaaaacacactggtgagaaaccctacaagtgtgagaagtgtgggtacagggcagctaaAAGGTCTAtcttatccaaacatatgagaactcatactggtgagaaaccctacaagtgtgacctgtgtgactattctgcagcccagAAATCCAGTTTGGACTACCATCGagtaaaacacactggtgagaaacccttcatgtgtgaggagtgtggatacaggacagcttaTAAGTCTGCCTTATCGAAACACATGAAACTTCATACtggagagaagccctacaagtgtgaccagtgtgactattctgctggaCGAAAATATACTTTGAACATGCATCGACTAAAACACGCTAATGAGGCCACAGAGCAGCTGAACATATGA